From the Daucus carota subsp. sativus chromosome 8, DH1 v3.0, whole genome shotgun sequence genome, one window contains:
- the LOC135148481 gene encoding uncharacterized protein LOC135148481, translating to MEKQLIGEFKPAGANDVLGTVLETPEHSGRVRGVGNFIPPTMFFDLPKKRRNRVTKEELLARDQQRQAEFEQKTKEFEMQIAELRELIAAKNLQSPLLSDKASCRGEKEQEQEKNFSKPEIVKELVAADEEDEDVTIVDPPPPGKLGPRKCEMAVDNIENKVAFGVAYEEGGEMSATIHGVPLKAGFIRVGVDGSIKGDALVPVPVVGEIETVDQAIGSHLAWPKDMIIFSPTVEKKKKAKVPGELQRVHALFNSVKPKEDVPPRFRVLYKFSKTMMKESGSSIPVPCDVQVFGMERTIYLLEENITALLEFNMIGQAAISTYMAYLHSGFRDTPGKDLSSSFGFLHPATYILNDEFNAYVVQRLREGVNRMNLMPFNYNLHWILVVIWESEIFILNSLPHYPHPDELEKALMRAVRAHNAELGRVIKNPKVKNLPGCPKQPGGTECGYAVMRFMKDLVEDPDMKLLDKWAARSRKTYSKADLDIVRLETLDYIQSIIAAIGFGSFAIYFGSFALDFGSASIGFGSGLVFGSFADLVL from the exons ATGGAAAAGCAGTTAATTGGTGAATTTAAACCAGCCGGAGCCAATGATGTGCTTGGTACCGTATTGGAAACTCCGGAGCATTCAGGTAGGGTTCGAGGGGTTGGAAACTTTATACCTCCAACAATGTTCTTCGATCTGCCCAAAAAGAGAAGGAACCGAGTAACCAAAGAGGAGTTGTTGGCTCGTGATCAGCAAAGGCAAGCGGAGTTCGAACAGAAAACGAAGGAATTTGAAATGCAGATTGCTGAGTTGAGAGAATTAATTGCTGCAAAGAATCTCCAATCACCACTATTGTCCGACAAAGCAAGCTGTCGAGgggaaaaagaacaagaacaagaaaagaATTTTTCTAAACCAGAAATTGTAAAAGAATTGGTGGCAGCTGATGAAGAGGACGAAGATGTCACTATTGTTGATCCTCCTCCTCCGGGAAAATTG GGTCCGCGCAAATGTGAGATGGCGGTGGACAACATTGAGAACAAGGTAGCGTTCGGTGTTGCTTATGAGGAGGGAGGTGAAATGAGTGCAACAATTCATGGAGTGCCTCTAAAAGCAGGATTTATTCGTGTCGGGGTGGATGGAAGCATCAAGGGAGATGCTTTGGTTCCTGTGCCAGTAGTTGGTGAGATAGAAACCGTCGACCAAGCTATTGGCTCTCATCTAGCATGGCCTAAAGACATGATTATTTTTAGCCCCACTGTTGAG aaaaagaaaaaggcaaAGGTGCCGGGTGAGCTGCAGAGAGTGCACGCCCTTTTTAATTCTGTGAAGCCAAAGGAGGATGTGCCTCCTCGCTTTAGGGTGTTgtacaaattttcaaaaactatGATGAAAGAAAGTGGCAGCTCGATACCAGTTCCATGTGATGTTCAAGTCTTTGGAATGGAAAGAACGATATATCTACTCGAGGAGAATATAACTGCGCTGTTAGAGTTTAATATGATTGGTCAAGCTGCAATATCAACATATATGGC GTATTTGCATTCTGGGTTTAGGGACACACCGGGTAAAGACTTATCATCGTCGTTTGGATTTCTTCATCCAGCCACATATATTCTGAATGATGAATTTAACGCCTATGTTGTGCAAAGGCTGAGAGAGGGAGTAAATCGCATGAACTTGATGCCTTTTAATTACAA TTTGCATTGGATTTTGGTCGTGATTTGGGAATCTGAAATATTCATCCTCAATTCATTGCCTCATTATCCACATCCTGATGAACTAGAAAAGGCATTAATGAG AGCTGTTCGTGCTCATAATGCTGAGTTAGGACGGGTAATCAAGAATCCCAAAGTTAAAAACCTTCCA GGATGCCCTAAACAACCAGGTGGCACAGAATGTGGATATGCGGTCATGCGATTTATGAAAGATTTAGTTGAGGACCCGGACATGAAACTTTTAGACAAG TGGGCTGCTAGGAGTCGCAAGACTTACTCTAAGGCGGACCTCGACATTGTTCGGCTGGAGACACTGGATTATATCCAGTCAATTAT TGCTGCAATTGGTTTTGGTAGTTTTGCAATTTATTTTGGTAGTTTTGCACTTGATTTTGGTAGTGCTTCAATTGGTTTTGGCAGTGGTTTGGTATTTGGTAGTTTTGCAGATTTGGTTTTGTAA